In Acidobacteriota bacterium, one genomic interval encodes:
- a CDS encoding IPTL-CTERM sorting domain-containing protein: MLGRKTASVVGIALGIACGILVAGAAGWAAPVEAQTLVTPVDPAGWLIGPFGTPPPTDFVEGPDAPPFGVGSFETEIEVAASKIILGRNDYHDLPLSDLTALSFWTYIDPAATNTNNWYINLYLDADGDGTYETRLDYVPPSGMVMQGVWQFWDAFLGTYQVSTGGTSTLADFLVANPDARFNAFNDPMALAVRWNMGDTASNYVGFLGNLDGVRIAHASVGDTTWDFDLEPDAPTVEIPTLSTLSLALLAGLLALAAAFLLRRRTARQR, translated from the coding sequence ATGCTGGGACGCAAGACCGCATCGGTTGTGGGAATCGCTTTAGGAATTGCCTGCGGGATCCTCGTCGCCGGGGCCGCCGGCTGGGCGGCGCCGGTGGAAGCGCAGACCTTGGTGACGCCGGTGGATCCGGCGGGGTGGCTCATCGGGCCCTTCGGCACGCCGCCGCCGACAGACTTTGTCGAAGGGCCGGACGCGCCGCCCTTCGGCGTCGGCAGTTTCGAGACGGAGATCGAGGTGGCGGCTTCGAAGATCATCCTGGGGCGCAACGACTACCACGATCTGCCGCTCTCGGATCTCACGGCGCTTTCCTTCTGGACCTACATCGATCCCGCTGCCACCAACACCAACAATTGGTACATCAACCTCTATCTCGACGCCGACGGTGACGGCACCTATGAGACGCGGCTGGACTATGTGCCGCCGTCGGGGATGGTGATGCAGGGAGTGTGGCAATTCTGGGACGCCTTCCTGGGCACCTACCAGGTGAGCACCGGCGGCACGTCGACGCTGGCGGATTTCCTCGTCGCCAACCCCGACGCCCGCTTCAACGCTTTCAACGACCCCATGGCGCTGGCGGTCCGCTGGAATATGGGCGACACGGCGAGCAACTATGTGGGCTTCCTGGGGAATTTGGACGGTGTGCGCATCGCCCACGCCAGCGTCGGCGACACGACCTGGGATTTCGACCTGGAGCCGGACGCTCCGACGGTGGAGATTCCCACCCTTTCGACGCTGTCACTGGCACTGCTGGCGGGGCTGCTGGCGTTGGCCGCCGCCTTCCTGCTGCGG